In Carya illinoinensis cultivar Pawnee chromosome 6, C.illinoinensisPawnee_v1, whole genome shotgun sequence, a single genomic region encodes these proteins:
- the LOC122312914 gene encoding uncharacterized protein LOC122312914: protein MTAPNMATITASLERSLQNCSLNDQTRSGTGAGLGVGGSSSNSDETPDNHLPNSDTSLELNSHMSLPYHWEQCLDLKTGEVYYINWRNGMKAKGDPRITQEYSGDFYSEDDSSYDSEESSSESSPSSSREHYRVEKDHKDHVLVVAGCKSCLMYFMVPKKVEDCPKCSGQLLHFDRSENGSP, encoded by the exons ATGACAGCTCCAAACATGGCGACCATCACTGCTTCTTTAGAGAGGTCTCTTCAGAACTGTTCGCTAAACGACCAAACAAGAAGCGGTACAGGCGCAGGTTTAGGCGTAGGAGGGTCGTCTTCAAACTCAGACGAGACACCGGATAATCATCTCCCTAACTCCGACACCTCCTTAGAGCTCAACTCCCATATGTCCCTCCCTTACCACTGGGAACAATGCCTCGATCTAAAG ACAGGGGAGGTTTACTATATAAACTGGAGGAACGGCATGAAAGCAAAAGGAGATCCAAGGATAACACAAGAATACAGTGGAGATTTCTACTCAGAAGACGATAGCTCATATGACAGCGAGGAGTCCTCCTCGGAGTCCTCTCCCTCGTCCTCTAGAGAGCATTACCGAGTAGAGAAAGATCATAAAGACCATGTTTTGGTTGTGGCCGGGTGCAAGAGCTGTCTCATGTATTTCATGGTGCCCAAAAAGGTGGAAGATTGTCCCAAATGTAGCGGTCAACTTCTCCACTTTGATCGATCCGAAAATGGATCTCCGTGA
- the LOC122313000 gene encoding cysteine-rich and transmembrane domain-containing protein WIH1-like: protein MNYHHVSHESHLPASGHPISYTSPPQGFLPPPPGYQGYFYEGYPPSQPGLAPNSHPYHHEHYNDHDSGCSSILRGCLAALCCFCVLEECCF, encoded by the exons ATGAATTACCACCATGTTTCTCACGAGTCTCACCTTCCAGCTTCAG GGCATccaatttcatatactagtccGCCGCAAGGCTTTCTACCACCACCACCGGGATATCAAGGCTACTTCTACGAAGGGTACCCTCCATCTCAACCCGGCCTAGCCCCTAATTCCCACCCCTATCATCATGAGCATTATAACGATCATGACTCCGGCTGCTCTTCAATTCTAAGAGGCTG TTTAGCTGCACTTTGTTGCTTCTGTGTGTTGGAGGAGTGCTGCTTCTAA
- the LOC122312853 gene encoding protein TIFY 9-like has product MSRTTVELDFFGMEKESSSSSSSSSKSQFQKFLDRQRSFRGIQSAISKINPEVLKSVIASAANQGSEACNAIPSKNAVSVPSSPVLPVYTPPIVRPSSENLPDTAPLTIFYNGTVSVFDVPQEKAENILKLAVEGTSDPKVAVPSSDQQQLLDTLSCGIADLPIARRKSLQRFLEKRKERLTCISPYACYT; this is encoded by the exons ATGTCGAGAACGACCGTCGAGCTCGATTTCTTTGGGATGGAGAAGGAGAGTtcgtcttcctcctcctcctcctccaaatCTCAGTTCCAGAAGTTTCTTGATCGCCAGAGAAGCTTTCGAG gGATACAGAGTGCCATTTCCAAGATCAACCCTGAGGTTCTGAAATCTGTGATTGCCTCCGCTGCGAACCAGGGCTCCGAAGCCTGCAATGCGATTCCTTCGAAGAACGCGGTTTCGGTGCCTTCGAGTCCGGTTTTGCCTGTCTATACTCCTCCTATCGTCAG GCCTAGTTCAGAGAACCTTCCGGATACCGCCCCTCTAACCATTTTTTACAACGGAACCGTCTCGGTTTTCGATGTTCCTCAAGAGAAG GCGGAGAACATTTTGAAGCTTGCTGTGGAAGGGACATCTGACCCAAAAGTTGCAGTTCCTTCAAGCGACCAACAACAGCTACTCGATACACTTAGCTGTG GCATTGCAGATCTGCCAATCGCACGTAGAAAGTCACTGCAGAGGTTCTTGGAGAAGCGCAAAGAGAG GTTGACTTGCATCTCCCCTTATGCATGCTACACCTAA